One Ignavibacterium sp. DNA segment encodes these proteins:
- a CDS encoding C25 family cysteine peptidase, protein MKNYLIILLSILFFQNVVLCQSLSRDYKVIESNEDYLILEFNFENDFNIEDFFIDGIKFTKIIDPIYPIQDPGNPYLPTRYYNIGIPLNSDAKVTILDEKKDFIKDKFIIAVPDSADQPYKNLRYNQNVYGVNSYFPANSVSINSTAIFRYLKTASLFISPFQFNPVERTLIHNKWIRIRIDYKQDISITENIIPVHDNMTDDYIRYNLVNPDAALTFTGKINQSANRITDNYWYSPNKNYYKIYLNKKGVYRVTYDQLIAAGISPSSGIQDGKLEIYNDGLSLPIDIVDIQQDGVFNSGDYFQFVGKPATPVDQYTRMNIYNTSNVYWFSYQADSVNNYKHKQAHGSSNITPLITNTVETLRWEKDTLYQKLGYADDNKRDYWFWNWASARYRAPFRDFAYWITDSLAYRIVDSKPQSKIRVGMHGLSNVSCVGGNGHDASIKLNGVTLGVQQWNGQKSTVFEKDIYLARFSSVGSDTVQLNSDSQKFEVILYGNICPDVSFDEVLINYFEIDYWRWNRTYPNYYYFKSPPNDFQENRYYLFGWQRDNMKIYVPSRSTLLVNPYIPNDNDKSAYFNDTITVQTEYYCIADDYYLSVDSIRQSYSSDLRNTNNGADYIIITHKNFLPAAERLADYRLNNIKGISEPRTKVVEITDVYNEFSYGLLNPWALQNFVKYAYENWQSPAPQYIVLMGDMSYDYRKIFPESKENFIPSIPYHSMLYGQAPSDNAIVTVVGNDIVPDLAIGRISCETLEEANVLVDKIINYPADPGKEWKQNVLLLSSGLSAEDENQFGFNDKNIILENTYLKPSGIKATKIFRYPNKPDYIPFQGEGPDIRREIDNGAVVVSYYGHGGGLQWDLVFTNNDILELRNGNKMPFVVSVTCYTAHYDNQEIFGEIFNSLPDRGSIAFFGSSGVTFWPTTANFNQELFNHIFTQKEYIIGKAINHAKLNQSYGAMIALLTLLGDPALELALPDKPDFVIKSSDIKIDPTNPLVNDSVSVKLTIHNFGRSFPNDTLTVKLYENIISDTTVIDTYYLSNFGEVDSTIFVWVPTEPGLKTLIATVNEDNRVLEDDHSDNTASNSFSVFDFGEPNIIKPVNGYFSNDDSLEFVIADIGLYFDRDFNYLIQINNNLNFAGQLLIQSPVLKATNGIVRWKSGSFAPGEYFWRAVIYDNVDTNFNSPRIFTITNQQGKGYIAQVEQLKMFDVVNMDYSESFAGLILNTQLKPPYPSPKFLLDSIYFDIPPDDTKPSIFTTDGSYFYFGTLPPFNNWSKTKIYKIGTGINGTNAGENYGPIPNLELYIYGNLMVHQGFLYSCTGATDRLTKIDINSGDTSIVIIPDSLLVSLNKPTQIGGVYLYSDGQYVYNLGIGTWKYPGKFVLRKFDPQNSWNIVGNDLVLGGFTMPLVVSFIISQNHIIIYENQNLKTLQRYSLVDGSFEDEWVYALKIKDFYAISYDHQNDFVYFNTFRPGNTPYIPAFFKYHGTYVEANGRITSQEIGPASKWNNLLFNIDQTNSNGVYKSYLLGKRKSNSEWVMIDSLFQAGYDLSNINVNDFNFIKLRFDLADSSFGAGEPMKFNSLKVNYEYLPEISVIPNNFTFIPDSMLHGLPVQMDFKVNNVGYIKADSVRLDFYHNLTDTIFYSTYVNVDADSSSSITHTISTNNLLYTAPVSTIDVKVIATPKHEEYYTFNNMTNNYFYVIRDSAKPIFNITFDGKEIINGDIISSEPEVVITLEDNSPLQLDSTFFTIVHTFKNVPKIIKIPGPDIKYEYTPFPNSKAVVTWTPKLEDGRHVLEVLAKDASGNFFDSTSSRSVFNVYNNPDLLQVYNYPNPFSDNTYFTFEIRGAMPPEELKIKIFTVAGRLIKEFDLNSSALQIGFNRIFWDGKDQDGDDIANGLYFYKIISKHGDETKTTIQKLAKVK, encoded by the coding sequence ATGAAAAATTATCTTATTATACTTTTGTCTATTTTATTTTTTCAAAATGTTGTACTCTGTCAGTCGTTATCTCGAGATTATAAAGTAATTGAATCCAATGAAGATTATTTAATTCTGGAATTCAATTTTGAAAATGATTTTAATATAGAAGATTTTTTCATTGATGGAATAAAATTCACAAAAATTATCGACCCGATATATCCGATTCAAGACCCTGGCAATCCTTATTTACCCACAAGATATTATAATATTGGTATCCCTTTGAATTCTGATGCTAAGGTTACGATTCTTGATGAAAAAAAGGATTTTATTAAAGATAAATTCATAATTGCTGTTCCTGATTCTGCTGATCAACCCTACAAAAACCTACGATACAATCAAAACGTTTACGGTGTCAATAGTTATTTTCCTGCTAATTCAGTGAGCATTAATTCAACAGCAATTTTCAGATATTTAAAGACGGCTTCGTTATTCATTTCTCCTTTCCAATTCAATCCGGTTGAAAGAACATTAATTCATAATAAATGGATCCGTATAAGGATTGATTATAAACAGGATATTTCAATTACAGAAAATATTATCCCTGTTCATGATAATATGACTGATGACTACATAAGATATAATTTGGTTAATCCTGATGCAGCTTTAACTTTTACCGGAAAAATTAATCAATCTGCAAATAGAATCACTGATAATTATTGGTACAGTCCAAATAAAAACTATTATAAGATTTATCTAAACAAAAAAGGTGTTTACAGAGTAACCTATGATCAACTTATCGCTGCAGGAATTTCTCCTTCAAGTGGAATACAAGATGGAAAACTTGAGATTTATAACGATGGTTTATCTTTACCAATAGATATTGTTGATATTCAACAAGATGGTGTATTCAATTCTGGAGACTATTTTCAATTTGTTGGAAAACCAGCTACACCAGTTGATCAATACACAAGGATGAATATTTATAATACTTCAAATGTCTATTGGTTCTCTTATCAAGCTGATTCAGTAAATAATTATAAACATAAACAAGCTCATGGTAGTAGTAATATTACTCCTCTTATTACAAATACTGTTGAAACACTTCGTTGGGAAAAGGATACACTGTATCAAAAATTAGGTTATGCTGATGATAATAAAAGAGATTATTGGTTTTGGAACTGGGCTTCGGCGAGGTATCGTGCTCCTTTTAGAGATTTTGCATATTGGATTACCGACAGTCTGGCTTATAGAATTGTTGACTCTAAACCTCAATCGAAAATAAGAGTTGGTATGCATGGCTTAAGCAATGTTAGTTGTGTTGGAGGAAATGGTCATGATGCTTCAATAAAACTTAACGGTGTTACACTTGGTGTGCAGCAGTGGAATGGACAAAAATCAACTGTATTTGAGAAAGATATATATTTGGCTAGGTTTTCTTCTGTAGGAAGCGATACAGTTCAACTTAATTCGGATTCTCAAAAATTTGAGGTAATACTTTATGGAAATATATGTCCAGATGTATCCTTTGATGAAGTTTTAATTAATTATTTTGAGATAGATTATTGGCGTTGGAACAGAACTTATCCGAACTATTATTACTTTAAAAGCCCTCCAAATGATTTTCAGGAAAACAGATATTATCTTTTTGGATGGCAAAGAGATAATATGAAGATATATGTACCTTCGCGAAGTACTTTGTTAGTTAATCCATATATACCAAATGATAATGATAAAAGTGCTTACTTTAATGATACAATAACAGTTCAAACTGAATATTATTGTATAGCTGATGATTATTACTTAAGTGTAGATTCAATAAGACAAAGCTATTCATCAGACTTACGAAATACTAATAATGGTGCAGATTATATAATAATAACTCACAAGAATTTTTTACCAGCAGCCGAAAGACTTGCCGACTACAGATTGAATAATATTAAAGGTATATCAGAACCGAGGACGAAAGTTGTTGAAATTACAGATGTATATAATGAATTTTCTTATGGTTTATTGAATCCCTGGGCTTTGCAAAATTTTGTTAAATATGCTTACGAAAATTGGCAGTCTCCTGCTCCCCAATATATAGTACTTATGGGAGACATGAGTTATGATTATCGAAAGATTTTTCCAGAAAGCAAAGAAAATTTTATACCTTCCATTCCTTATCACTCAATGTTATATGGGCAGGCTCCAAGTGATAATGCTATTGTTACAGTTGTGGGTAATGATATTGTACCGGATTTAGCTATTGGTAGAATTTCCTGTGAAACTCTGGAAGAGGCAAATGTTTTAGTTGATAAAATAATCAACTATCCTGCTGATCCAGGTAAAGAGTGGAAACAAAACGTTTTGCTTTTATCTTCAGGTCTATCAGCAGAAGATGAAAATCAATTTGGATTTAACGACAAAAACATCATACTTGAAAACACATATTTGAAACCAAGTGGTATAAAAGCTACTAAAATATTCAGATATCCAAACAAACCAGATTATATCCCATTCCAGGGAGAAGGTCCGGATATCAGGAGAGAAATTGATAATGGAGCAGTTGTTGTTAGTTATTATGGGCATGGCGGGGGATTGCAATGGGATCTTGTCTTCACTAACAATGATATCCTTGAACTTAGGAATGGAAATAAAATGCCTTTTGTTGTTAGCGTAACATGTTATACAGCCCATTATGATAATCAGGAAATTTTTGGTGAAATCTTTAACTCATTACCTGATAGAGGCAGTATTGCATTTTTTGGTAGTTCCGGAGTTACGTTTTGGCCAACCACTGCAAATTTTAATCAGGAACTTTTCAACCATATCTTTACTCAGAAAGAATATATTATTGGTAAGGCAATTAACCATGCTAAATTAAATCAATCTTATGGTGCTATGATTGCGCTTTTAACTTTACTTGGTGACCCAGCCTTGGAATTAGCTTTACCCGACAAACCTGATTTTGTTATAAAATCCTCAGATATAAAAATTGATCCAACTAATCCGCTCGTTAATGATTCTGTTTCTGTTAAATTAACTATACATAATTTTGGCAGATCATTTCCTAATGATACATTAACAGTAAAATTGTATGAAAATATAATATCAGATACTACTGTAATTGACACTTATTACTTGTCAAATTTCGGAGAAGTGGATTCAACTATTTTTGTGTGGGTTCCAACTGAGCCAGGATTAAAAACATTGATAGCAACAGTTAATGAGGATAATAGAGTCCTTGAAGATGATCATTCTGATAACACAGCTTCAAATTCATTTAGTGTGTTTGATTTTGGTGAACCTAATATTATTAAACCTGTAAACGGATATTTTTCAAATGATGACAGCCTAGAATTTGTAATTGCAGATATTGGACTATACTTCGATAGAGATTTTAATTATTTGATTCAGATAAATAACAACTTAAATTTTGCTGGTCAGTTACTAATACAATCACCAGTATTAAAAGCTACTAATGGGATTGTTCGATGGAAATCTGGTTCTTTTGCTCCAGGTGAATATTTTTGGCGGGCAGTTATTTATGATAATGTTGATACTAATTTTAACTCTCCAAGAATCTTTACCATTACAAATCAACAAGGGAAAGGATATATAGCTCAAGTTGAACAATTAAAAATGTTTGATGTTGTGAACATGGATTATTCGGAAAGTTTTGCAGGACTGATTCTTAATACTCAGCTTAAACCTCCCTATCCAAGTCCAAAGTTTTTGTTGGATTCAATTTACTTTGATATTCCTCCTGATGATACTAAACCATCAATCTTTACAACTGATGGTTCCTATTTTTATTTTGGTACATTGCCCCCGTTTAATAATTGGTCAAAAACAAAAATATACAAAATTGGAACCGGAATTAATGGCACGAATGCCGGAGAAAATTATGGACCGATACCCAATTTGGAGTTATACATATATGGGAATTTAATGGTTCATCAAGGTTTTCTTTACAGTTGTACTGGAGCAACTGATAGGTTAACTAAAATTGATATAAATTCCGGTGACACCTCAATCGTTATAATTCCTGATAGTCTCTTGGTTTCTCTAAATAAACCAACACAAATTGGTGGAGTCTATCTTTATTCTGACGGGCAGTATGTATATAATTTGGGTATAGGTACTTGGAAATACCCTGGTAAATTCGTTTTGCGAAAATTTGATCCTCAGAATAGTTGGAATATTGTTGGGAATGATCTTGTTTTAGGTGGATTTACAATGCCATTAGTTGTTAGTTTTATTATAAGTCAAAATCACATTATAATATATGAAAATCAGAACCTCAAAACACTACAGAGATATAGTTTAGTTGATGGTTCATTTGAAGACGAATGGGTATATGCACTGAAGATCAAAGATTTTTATGCGATTTCCTATGATCATCAGAATGATTTTGTTTACTTTAATACTTTCAGACCAGGTAATACCCCTTACATTCCTGCGTTCTTTAAATATCATGGAACTTATGTAGAAGCCAATGGCAGGATTACTTCGCAAGAAATTGGTCCAGCTTCTAAATGGAATAATTTGCTGTTTAATATAGATCAAACTAATTCAAACGGTGTTTACAAATCTTATTTATTAGGGAAAAGAAAAAGCAACTCTGAATGGGTGATGATTGATTCATTATTTCAAGCTGGTTATGATTTATCAAATATTAATGTTAATGACTTTAATTTCATCAAGCTCAGATTTGATCTTGCAGACTCTTCTTTTGGAGCCGGTGAACCTATGAAGTTCAATTCACTTAAAGTGAACTATGAATATTTACCCGAGATTTCGGTAATTCCGAATAATTTTACATTCATACCGGACTCTATGCTGCACGGTTTACCTGTTCAAATGGACTTTAAAGTTAATAATGTTGGTTATATAAAGGCTGATAGTGTAAGATTGGATTTCTATCATAATCTTACTGATACAATTTTCTATTCAACTTATGTAAATGTTGACGCTGATTCTTCTTCAAGTATAACACACACTATATCAACAAATAATTTATTATATACTGCACCTGTTTCTACAATTGACGTTAAAGTAATTGCCACACCTAAACACGAAGAATACTACACATTTAATAATATGACTAATAATTATTTTTATGTGATTAGAGATTCTGCTAAACCAATATTCAATATTACATTTGATGGAAAAGAAATTATAAATGGAGACATTATTTCATCTGAGCCAGAGGTTGTTATAACTCTTGAAGATAATAGTCCACTACAACTTGATAGTACATTCTTTACAATAGTTCATACTTTTAAAAATGTACCTAAGATCATTAAAATACCAGGACCCGATATTAAATATGAATATACTCCATTCCCAAACTCTAAGGCTGTTGTAACATGGACTCCAAAATTAGAAGACGGAAGACATGTTCTTGAAGTATTAGCTAAAGATGCCTCAGGCAACTTCTTTGATTCTACTTCTTCAAGGTCTGTATTTAATGTTTATAACAATCCCGATTTGTTACAAGTTTACAACTATCCAAATCCATTTTCGGACAATACCTATTTTACATTTGAGATAAGAGGTGCTATGCCGCCAGAAGAATTAAAAATTAAAATTTTTACTGTGGCAGGAAGATTGATAAAAGAATTTGATCTTAACTCATCAGCTTTACAAATTGGGTTTAACAGGATCTTTTGGGATGGTAAGGATCAGGATGGTGATGATATTGCGAATGGTTTATATTTTTATAAAATTATCTCAAAACATGGTGATGAAACCAAAACTACTATTCAAAAGCTGGCTAAAGTTAAGTAG
- the glmS gene encoding glutamine--fructose-6-phosphate transaminase (isomerizing), translating into MCGIVGYVGSKNCVPILINGLKRLEYRGYDSAGIGIVNHNSITIVKNKGKVSLLEQKVDKLDLGSEIGLGHTRWATHGIPNELNAHPHSNEDQTIFLIHNGIIENYQVLKKGLQSFGYEFKSETDSEVLVHLIDSFTKRGHDITKSVQLALHEVEGTYGLAVISSKEPDKIIAARKGSPLVVGIGDNENFLASDVSAILSYTKQIVYLEDGEIAVIKKNEFTAKTAFDNEIEKEIHEISMTLDEIDRGGYAHFMLKEIMEQPEALRNSIRGRIIDEDGRAILGGLRDVVDKLADSKRIILTACGTSWHAGLVGEYMFEQFCRVPTEVEYASEFRYRNPVIEKEDAVFFISQSGETADTLAALKEAKIKGALVLGICNVVGSSIARETQAGVYTHAGPEIGVASTKAFTTQLTVLALISLLIARKKNLSKVDGQQIASELKLIPEKVEEILKLNLQIEKIAEEFKDASNFLYLGRGYNFPVALEGALKLKEISYIHAEGYPAAEMKHGPIALIDENMPVVFIAPKDSTYEKIVSNIQEVKARGGRIISIITEEDEHINKLVDYKIKIPSTIRMLMPILTVIPLQLLAYHIAVKKGLNVDQPRNLAKSVTVE; encoded by the coding sequence ATGTGTGGAATTGTTGGTTATGTGGGCAGTAAGAATTGTGTCCCAATCTTAATTAACGGATTAAAAAGACTTGAGTACCGCGGATACGACTCTGCTGGTATTGGTATTGTTAACCATAATTCTATAACTATCGTCAAAAACAAAGGGAAAGTTAGTCTGCTTGAACAAAAGGTTGATAAGTTAGATCTGGGATCAGAAATTGGACTTGGGCATACAAGATGGGCAACGCATGGTATCCCAAATGAATTGAATGCACACCCGCACTCGAATGAAGATCAGACAATTTTTTTAATCCATAATGGAATAATTGAAAACTATCAGGTACTTAAAAAAGGGCTGCAGTCTTTTGGCTATGAGTTTAAAAGCGAAACTGATTCTGAAGTATTAGTACATCTGATAGATAGTTTTACAAAGCGCGGTCACGATATAACTAAATCTGTTCAACTTGCACTTCACGAAGTTGAGGGGACTTATGGATTGGCTGTAATCTCATCTAAAGAACCTGATAAAATAATTGCTGCCCGAAAAGGCTCTCCTTTGGTTGTTGGTATTGGAGATAATGAAAATTTTTTAGCATCTGATGTTTCGGCTATACTTTCTTATACTAAACAAATTGTATATCTGGAAGATGGTGAAATTGCTGTTATCAAAAAAAATGAGTTTACAGCTAAAACAGCCTTTGATAATGAAATTGAAAAAGAAATACATGAAATCTCTATGACACTTGATGAGATTGACCGGGGCGGCTATGCTCATTTTATGTTAAAAGAGATAATGGAACAACCGGAAGCTTTGCGCAATTCAATTAGAGGAAGAATTATTGATGAAGATGGTAGGGCAATTTTAGGCGGATTGAGAGATGTAGTTGATAAACTTGCGGATTCTAAAAGAATTATTCTTACAGCCTGTGGCACATCCTGGCATGCAGGATTAGTTGGTGAGTATATGTTTGAACAATTTTGCAGGGTTCCAACAGAAGTTGAATATGCTTCCGAATTCAGATATCGTAATCCTGTTATTGAAAAAGAAGACGCAGTATTTTTCATCTCTCAAAGCGGTGAAACAGCTGATACTTTAGCTGCATTAAAAGAAGCAAAAATTAAAGGAGCATTAGTTTTAGGAATTTGCAATGTTGTAGGCAGTTCAATAGCAAGAGAAACTCAAGCCGGTGTTTATACACATGCCGGTCCAGAAATTGGCGTAGCTTCTACAAAAGCATTTACTACACAATTGACAGTATTAGCCTTAATTTCTCTTTTAATTGCACGAAAGAAAAATTTGAGTAAAGTTGATGGACAGCAGATTGCAAGTGAATTAAAACTTATACCAGAAAAGGTGGAAGAAATTTTAAAGTTAAATCTGCAAATTGAAAAGATAGCTGAAGAATTTAAGGATGCATCAAACTTTCTTTATCTTGGCAGAGGATACAATTTTCCGGTTGCATTGGAAGGTGCACTGAAATTAAAAGAAATTTCCTATATCCATGCTGAAGGTTATCCGGCAGCGGAAATGAAGCATGGACCAATTGCGTTGATTGATGAAAATATGCCAGTTGTATTCATTGCCCCCAAAGACTCAACTTATGAAAAGATTGTCAGTAATATTCAGGAAGTAAAAGCAAGAGGTGGTAGAATAATTTCAATTATTACTGAAGAAGATGAGCATATAAATAAATTAGTTGATTATAAAATTAAAATTCCAAGTACTATTAGAATGCTAATGCCAATCCTTACTGTCATTCCTCTTCAATTATTAGCCTACCATATTGCAGTTAAAAAAGGATTAAATGTAGATCAACCAAGAAATCTTGCAAAAAGTGTAACAGTTGAATAG
- a CDS encoding phosphoribosylaminoimidazolesuccinocarboxamide synthase, giving the protein MKDNVILETNFPNLKFFKKGKVRDLYDLGDYYLIVSTDRLSAFDVIMAQGIPFKGKVLNRISEFWFNHTKQIIKNHLITTDVNKFPDECLQYSDVLKGRSMLVKKTHIIPIESVVRGYITGSGWADYKKSGEVCGIKLPEGMVESEKFSEPLFTPSTKAEIGLHDENISEQKAVEIAGADTIKFIKEKTIEIYKSAVNFALGKGIIIADTKMEFGRVGNEIILVDELLTPDSSRFWPLDKYEKGKSQESFDKQFVRDHLVSVKFNKQPPPPMLPQVIINKTSEKYLEALKMLTGESL; this is encoded by the coding sequence ATGAAAGATAATGTAATCCTCGAAACAAATTTCCCTAACCTAAAGTTCTTTAAAAAAGGTAAAGTTAGAGACCTTTATGATTTAGGTGATTATTATTTAATAGTTTCAACAGATCGTTTGTCTGCATTTGATGTGATAATGGCACAGGGAATTCCTTTTAAGGGAAAAGTACTTAACAGGATTTCTGAGTTTTGGTTTAATCATACCAAACAAATTATTAAAAACCATCTTATAACTACTGATGTAAATAAATTTCCTGATGAATGTCTTCAGTATTCTGATGTTCTTAAAGGCAGAAGTATGCTTGTTAAGAAAACACATATAATTCCAATTGAGAGTGTAGTCAGAGGTTATATCACAGGCTCCGGCTGGGCAGATTACAAAAAATCCGGTGAAGTATGTGGAATTAAATTACCCGAAGGAATGGTAGAATCAGAAAAATTTTCAGAACCGCTATTTACTCCTTCAACCAAAGCTGAAATTGGCTTACACGATGAAAATATTTCAGAACAAAAGGCTGTGGAAATTGCTGGTGCTGATACAATAAAGTTTATCAAAGAAAAGACGATTGAGATTTATAAAAGTGCTGTTAATTTTGCCCTTGGTAAAGGTATTATAATTGCCGATACGAAAATGGAATTTGGAAGAGTTGGAAATGAAATAATCTTGGTGGATGAGTTATTAACTCCCGATTCTTCAAGATTCTGGCCTTTGGATAAATATGAAAAGGGAAAATCACAGGAAAGTTTTGATAAACAATTTGTACGTGATCATTTGGTATCAGTTAAATTTAATAAACAACCACCGCCGCCGATGCTGCCACAAGTTATTATAAATAAAACAAGTGAAAAATATCTGGAAGCACTTAAAATGCTTACTGGTGAAAGTTTGTGA
- a CDS encoding DUF971 domain-containing protein gives MQPKKIKLIDGTNLKILWSDGVEESLSLKELRKHCPCATCTAERDKQGKKFIPLYVENQVSVRSISQVGNYAIQIRWQDGHDTGIYEYKFLRSFNSAGARYDSA, from the coding sequence ATGCAGCCTAAAAAAATAAAATTAATTGATGGAACTAATCTGAAGATTCTTTGGAGTGATGGAGTTGAAGAATCTTTAAGTTTAAAAGAATTAAGGAAACACTGTCCTTGTGCTACTTGTACTGCGGAAAGAGATAAACAAGGGAAAAAATTTATACCATTGTATGTTGAAAATCAGGTGAGTGTCAGATCTATCAGCCAGGTAGGAAATTATGCAATTCAAATAAGATGGCAGGATGGGCATGATACAGGAATTTATGAGTACAAATTTTTAAGAAGTTTTAACTCTGCTGGAGCAAGATATGACTCTGCCTAA
- the pgsA gene encoding CDP-diacylglycerol--glycerol-3-phosphate 3-phosphatidyltransferase: MTLPNQLTILRIILTPVFLFFFLSDDSTYIQISLGIYIIAALTDWYDGWLARKFNYITEWGKFWDPLADKILTSAAFIGFVLVGFLQLWMVVLVIIRDLLITLLRIYAENRGYNFVTSYYAKWKTVFQMVFLYYLLLLYVGLHTTQIVNDYQDLLKILSNHKFIYSTMLIITVITVHSGVSYIVKNKHLIAKLFNETNKLV, from the coding sequence ATGACTCTGCCTAATCAACTAACAATATTAAGAATCATATTAACACCAGTGTTCTTATTTTTTTTTCTTTCAGATGATAGCACTTATATTCAAATTTCTTTGGGGATATATATAATCGCTGCTCTTACTGATTGGTATGATGGATGGCTTGCAAGAAAATTTAATTATATAACTGAATGGGGAAAATTTTGGGATCCGCTTGCAGATAAGATTTTAACATCTGCTGCATTCATTGGATTTGTTTTAGTTGGCTTTTTGCAATTATGGATGGTGGTCCTGGTAATTATTAGAGATTTATTGATAACGTTATTAAGAATATATGCTGAAAACCGAGGCTATAATTTTGTTACAAGCTATTATGCAAAATGGAAAACTGTATTTCAAATGGTGTTCCTTTATTATCTGCTTCTTCTTTATGTTGGATTACATACTACACAGATTGTGAATGATTATCAGGATCTTCTTAAAATCCTTTCAAATCATAAATTTATCTATTCTACAATGCTGATAATCACTGTTATTACTGTTCATTCAGGTGTATCTTACATAGTGAAAAACAAACACTTAATTGCAAAGTTATTTAATGAAACCAATAAACTTGTTTGA
- a CDS encoding phosphatidylglycerophosphatase A: MKPINLFEKIVGSGLYTGYVPFASGTFGSIVAVLFYLIPGFENYYVIIPSIIVLFIYGIYVSGKFEKQYGKDPSQCTVDEIVGTWISFTLLPKKILVIVFAFFLWRLLDIVKPFPARNSEKLSGGLGIMLDDVISGIYTLIIIHLTVYFGVL, encoded by the coding sequence ATGAAACCAATAAACTTGTTTGAAAAAATTGTTGGTTCAGGTTTGTATACCGGTTATGTCCCATTTGCTTCAGGAACTTTTGGAAGCATAGTTGCTGTCCTGTTTTATCTTATTCCAGGTTTTGAAAATTATTATGTTATTATTCCGTCAATAATAGTTTTATTTATTTATGGTATCTATGTTTCAGGCAAATTTGAAAAACAATATGGTAAAGACCCTTCTCAATGTACAGTAGATGAAATTGTCGGTACCTGGATTTCATTTACTTTACTTCCCAAAAAAATACTAGTAATTGTGTTTGCATTTTTCTTATGGCGTTTATTAGATATCGTTAAACCTTTTCCTGCCAGAAATTCTGAAAAATTATCCGGAGGTTTGGGAATTATGTTAGACGATGTTATTTCAGGTATTTATACTCTAATAATTATTCATTTAACTGTTTACTTTGGAGTACTATAA